A window of Desulfobacterales bacterium contains these coding sequences:
- a CDS encoding response regulator, whose protein sequence is MPIITIFNGNFCKEDKIIKQILDSTKYKFIADNDIVERASKISKISIDKLKGAFSEKTSVFNKFTHEKERSIAYLKLALSEILSEDGLLIKGFCSHLIPKEITHVLKICLIADIKSRLSLSTKCDDINEKESLNVIQKHDKDCSAWTDTLFKVKDPWDTSLYDIVIPTDKTDESDIFEIIENNLRKEVIMPTDSSIKAAKDFVFAAKIEVELAKEGHNVGVTVRDGLVTLTINKHVLMLSRLEEELKSIVNKVQGVKSIETRVGKGYHQTDIYRKFDFEIPSKLLLVDDEREFIQTLSERLSMRDMGSAIAYDGESALNLIDDDEPDVMILDLKMPGIDGIEVLKRVKETRPKIEVIILTGHGSEVDKEVCMKLGAFAYLQKPVDINLLSQTLKDANEKIREKK, encoded by the coding sequence ATGCCAATTATAACTATATTTAATGGGAACTTCTGCAAAGAAGATAAAATTATAAAACAAATATTGGATTCAACAAAATATAAATTCATAGCAGATAATGACATTGTTGAACGAGCGAGCAAGATATCTAAAATATCGATTGATAAACTAAAAGGAGCATTTTCTGAAAAAACATCTGTTTTTAATAAATTTACCCACGAAAAAGAACGTTCTATAGCTTATCTGAAATTAGCACTATCTGAAATTTTATCAGAAGACGGTCTTCTAATAAAAGGTTTTTGTTCCCATTTAATACCAAAAGAAATAACCCATGTTCTTAAAATCTGTCTTATAGCTGATATCAAATCACGCCTGTCTTTATCTACAAAATGTGATGACATAAACGAAAAGGAATCTTTAAACGTTATTCAAAAACATGATAAAGACTGTTCCGCATGGACTGATACTCTTTTTAAAGTAAAAGACCCTTGGGATACTTCTCTTTACGATATAGTAATTCCTACAGATAAAACTGATGAAAGTGACATCTTTGAGATCATTGAAAATAATCTTAGAAAAGAAGTAATTATGCCCACAGATAGCTCAATAAAAGCGGCTAAAGATTTTGTTTTTGCCGCTAAGATTGAAGTTGAATTAGCTAAAGAAGGCCATAATGTAGGTGTAACTGTTAGGGACGGATTAGTTACTTTAACAATAAATAAGCATGTTTTAATGTTAAGCCGTCTTGAAGAAGAATTGAAATCCATTGTAAATAAAGTTCAAGGCGTAAAATCAATAGAAACAAGAGTTGGAAAAGGTTATCATCAAACAGACATTTACAGAAAATTTGATTTTGAAATTCCGTCAAAATTATTATTAGTTGACGATGAAAGAGAATTTATTCAAACTTTATCAGAACGTCTATCCATGAGGGATATGGGATCAGCAATAGCTTATGATGGAGAATCAGCTTTAAATTTAATTGATGACGATGAACCTGATGTAATGATTTTAGACCTTAAAATGCCAGGAATCGACGGAATTGAGGTTTTAAAACGAGTAAAAGAAACTCGCCCGAAAATTGAAGTTATTATTCTTACAGGCCACGGCTCAGAAGTTGATAAAGAAGTGTGTATGAAACTTGGAGCTTTTGCTTATTTACAAAAGCCCGTAGATATTAATTTACTTAGTCAAACGCTTAAAGACGCTAACGAAAAAATAAGAGAAAAAAAATAA